One Acinetobacter pullicarnis genomic region harbors:
- the coaE gene encoding dephospho-CoA kinase (Dephospho-CoA kinase (CoaE) performs the final step in coenzyme A biosynthesis.) gives MTFILGLTGGIGSGKSAASHWFETQGISVVDADVVAREVVSKGQVALTQIQQRFGDWVMLDNGELDRRALRDLIFKDSTARHDLEQITHPAIRNAIIQQLAAAQSPYVILVSPLLFETEQHQLTQRTLLIDATEALQVQRASQRDQQNIEQIHRIIASQMSREQKQQQADDIVLNDGELTHLYAHLAPLHQHYLTLARAKCP, from the coding sequence ATGACCTTTATTCTCGGCTTAACAGGTGGCATTGGTAGCGGTAAATCGGCAGCAAGTCACTGGTTTGAAACACAGGGCATTAGCGTGGTTGATGCAGATGTGGTGGCACGAGAAGTGGTCAGCAAAGGGCAAGTTGCGCTGACCCAAATTCAGCAGCGCTTTGGTGATTGGGTGATGCTAGACAATGGTGAATTGGACCGCCGCGCACTGCGTGATTTGATTTTCAAAGATTCAACCGCACGGCATGATTTGGAGCAGATTACCCATCCTGCGATTCGCAATGCCATTATCCAGCAACTGGCCGCAGCGCAAAGCCCTTATGTAATCTTGGTTTCACCGCTGTTATTTGAAACCGAACAGCACCAATTAACCCAACGAACATTACTGATTGATGCAACAGAAGCCTTGCAAGTACAACGTGCCAGCCAACGCGACCAACAAAATATTGAACAAATACATCGCATCATTGCCTCACAAATGTCACGTGAGCAGAAACAACAACAGGCCGATGACATTGTGCTCAATGATGGTGAACTCACCCATCTCTATGCACATCTTGCCCCGTTACATCAGCATTATTTGACACTCGCTCGTGCAAAGTGCCCTTAA
- a CDS encoding type II secretion system F family protein, with protein sequence MTTKKKPPVPTFSYEGTDQKGNIIKGDLSVRSMALAKITLRKQGVNIKSIREKRHNPLQAMFKRRISHLDITIFTRQLATMIKAGVPLVQGLEIVAEGLDNKNMREIVNGIKSKIESGSTFAAALRQYPMQFDHLFCSLIESGEQSGALEIMLDRVAIYKEKSEVLKSKIRKAMIYPIAIVVVALGVTIVLMIKVVPIFSDLFKSFGAELPAFTQVVINMSTWTQQYWWMLIGGIVGIFIGLKQLIRRSLAFRDFLDLLVLRLPIFGSLVYKSIIARYSRTLATTFAAGVPLIDALEFTAAATNNAVYHKAVLKIRDDIATGQQLQYAMRSSQRFPSMVIQMVAIGEEAGALDAMLEKVATHYEVEVDNAVDTLTALMEPLIMVVLGALIAGLVVAMYLPIFQMGSVV encoded by the coding sequence ATGACCACCAAAAAAAAACCACCTGTTCCGACCTTTAGTTATGAGGGAACTGATCAAAAGGGCAATATTATAAAAGGCGACCTATCCGTTCGCAGCATGGCACTGGCTAAGATCACCTTAAGAAAACAAGGTGTTAATATAAAAAGTATTCGAGAGAAACGGCATAATCCGCTCCAAGCCATGTTCAAACGCAGAATATCTCATCTCGATATCACCATTTTCACTCGGCAATTGGCCACCATGATCAAAGCTGGTGTACCTTTGGTACAGGGCTTAGAAATTGTTGCCGAAGGCCTAGACAATAAAAATATGCGTGAAATCGTCAATGGCATCAAAAGCAAAATTGAAAGTGGTAGCACCTTTGCTGCAGCCTTGCGGCAATACCCAATGCAGTTCGATCATTTGTTTTGTTCATTGATTGAATCAGGTGAACAGTCTGGCGCATTAGAAATCATGCTCGATCGTGTCGCCATCTACAAAGAAAAAAGTGAAGTTCTCAAGTCCAAAATTAGAAAAGCCATGATCTACCCGATTGCTATCGTTGTCGTTGCACTGGGCGTAACCATTGTGTTGATGATTAAAGTGGTACCTATCTTTAGTGATTTATTTAAATCCTTTGGAGCCGAATTGCCTGCTTTCACCCAAGTGGTGATTAACATGTCAACCTGGACACAGCAATATTGGTGGATGTTGATTGGCGGCATTGTGGGTATTTTTATTGGTTTGAAACAACTGATACGCCGCAGCCTCGCCTTCCGTGACTTTTTAGATTTACTGGTCTTAAGACTGCCTATTTTCGGTAGCTTGGTATATAAATCAATTATTGCGCGTTATAGTCGAACACTGGCCACCACCTTTGCCGCAGGTGTGCCATTAATTGATGCACTTGAATTCACCGCTGCTGCAACAAATAATGCGGTTTATCATAAAGCTGTCTTAAAAATCCGCGATGATATTGCGACAGGCCAACAACTACAATATGCGATGCGTAGTTCACAACGATTTCCATCCATGGTGATTCAAATGGTCGCCATTGGTGAAGAAGCGGGTGCCCTAGACGCGATGCTCGAAAAAGTTGCCACGCATTACGAAGTTGAAGTCGACAATGCGGTCGATACACTCACTGCCTTGATGGAACCACTCATTATGGTGGTACTCGGTGCTTTGATCGCGGGCTTAGTGGTTGCCATGTATTTACCAATCTTTCAAATGGGTTCTGTCGTCTAA
- the rimP gene encoding ribosome maturation factor RimP, with product MKLSNKTQVLQDLIAPAVNACDVELWGIDFVPQGKRSLLRIYIDRSIDANAEPVINEDGEEELGRGIGVQDCVRVTQQVGAILDVHDPISGEYALEVSSPGWDRPFFQLNQMQDYIGQQIALRLISAVENRRKFQAKLLSVDIERELIQVEVEKQQVLEIDSNNIDKANLIFQD from the coding sequence ATGAAGCTATCAAATAAAACCCAAGTATTACAAGATTTAATTGCTCCAGCAGTAAATGCTTGTGATGTTGAGCTTTGGGGAATTGATTTTGTTCCTCAAGGTAAACGTTCGTTATTACGTATCTACATAGATAGAAGCATTGATGCGAATGCTGAGCCAGTAATTAACGAAGATGGTGAAGAAGAGTTAGGTCGTGGTATTGGTGTACAAGACTGCGTACGCGTCACTCAGCAAGTGGGTGCAATACTCGATGTCCATGATCCTATTTCTGGTGAATATGCATTAGAAGTATCCTCTCCAGGTTGGGATCGCCCTTTCTTCCAATTAAACCAAATGCAAGATTATATTGGACAACAAATCGCGTTGCGCTTGATTTCAGCAGTTGAAAATCGACGTAAGTTTCAAGCGAAATTGTTATCTGTTGATATCGAGCGTGAATTAATTCAAGTCGAAGTTGAGAAGCAACAGGTGCTGGAAATTGACAGCAACAACATAGACAAAGCGAATTTGATCTTCCAAGACTAA
- the rlmB gene encoding 23S rRNA (guanosine(2251)-2'-O)-methyltransferase RlmB — protein MAKAEYYYGVHSVESLLELEPERVLTLFTLKGRDDQRLKRILQLAEPFGVSVQQASRDSLEKLAGQPFHQGVVAAVRPHPVLNENDLDQLLKNDPNALLLGLDHITDPHNLGACVRTAAAMGVAAVIVPRDRAAGMTPTARKVAAGGAEKVKFIQVTNLARTLGHIKETYNVRVVGTMLDEKALPIHQCDLTGGLVLVMGAEDTGLRPITQSQCDYTVFIPMSGNLQSLNVSVATGMALYEATRQRQDSH, from the coding sequence ATGGCGAAAGCAGAATATTATTATGGCGTTCACTCTGTAGAGTCATTATTGGAGCTAGAGCCTGAACGCGTATTGACTTTGTTCACCTTAAAAGGCCGTGATGATCAGCGTTTAAAGCGTATCTTACAATTGGCTGAACCCTTTGGTGTGAGTGTGCAGCAGGCCAGTCGTGACAGCTTGGAAAAGTTGGCAGGGCAACCCTTTCATCAAGGCGTGGTGGCTGCGGTACGTCCACATCCTGTCCTGAATGAAAATGATCTCGATCAATTACTCAAAAACGATCCAAATGCCTTGCTGTTGGGCTTAGATCATATTACCGATCCGCATAACTTGGGTGCTTGTGTACGTACGGCTGCTGCCATGGGCGTGGCTGCTGTGATTGTTCCACGCGACCGTGCGGCAGGCATGACTCCAACAGCACGTAAAGTCGCTGCGGGTGGCGCTGAAAAAGTGAAATTTATTCAAGTCACCAACTTGGCACGTACTTTGGGTCATATTAAAGAGACCTATAACGTCCGTGTGGTTGGCACCATGTTAGATGAAAAAGCTTTACCAATTCATCAATGTGATTTGACTGGTGGTTTGGTGTTGGTGATGGGTGCAGAAGATACGGGTCTACGCCCGATTACCCAATCGCAATGTGACTACACGGTATTTATTCCAATGTCAGGCAATCTGCAAAGTTTAAATGTGAGTGTGGCAACCGGAATGGCTTTATATGAAGCAACCCGTCAACGCCAAGACAGTCACTAA
- the pilB gene encoding type IV-A pilus assembly ATPase PilB, with product MQLALQQAQQSKISIVAYLVEQLNIAPLHIAENIALEFSEVLFDLDAYNPEFFPKNLISDQLLHQHLVLPLMQRGKVLALATSDPTDIAALDAIRFSSNLTIEPIIVEYDKLCRLIHQYHPINSGLRFGQEELKQIEALPEEIQAVEEKVAVKPEEEAPIVRYINKLLMEAIRLGASDLHFEPYERSYRVRYRIDGILREIAHPPIQLATRIAACLKVMSQMDISEKRLPQDGRIQLKLSKSQSIDFRVNALPTLFGEKIVMRILDASSAYLGIDVLGYEEEQKQLFLQALNKPQGMLLITGPTGSGKTVSLYTGLNILNTESANISTAEDPVEINLEGINQVNVNAKVGLNFSVALKSFLRQDPDIIMVGEIRDLETAEIAIKAAQTGHMVMSTLHTNSAAETLSRLRNMGVSSFNIATSVNLVIAQRLARRLCKRCKTPFDVPSQSLLEMGFTPHDLAQPDFTIFQPIGCPDCHEGYKGRVGIYEVLKITPEISKIIMQDGNAIQIAEAAERSGFHNLRRMGLNKVIQGLTSLQEINRITSE from the coding sequence ATGCAACTCGCATTACAGCAGGCCCAACAATCGAAAATCAGTATCGTTGCCTATTTGGTGGAGCAACTGAATATTGCCCCACTGCATATTGCCGAAAATATCGCACTGGAATTTAGTGAGGTGCTCTTTGATTTAGATGCGTATAACCCTGAGTTTTTCCCGAAGAACCTGATTAGTGATCAGCTGCTACATCAACATTTGGTCCTCCCACTGATGCAACGTGGCAAAGTTCTCGCATTAGCTACCAGTGATCCCACCGACATTGCTGCACTCGATGCCATTCGTTTCAGCAGCAACCTCACCATTGAACCCATCATTGTCGAATACGACAAACTTTGCCGCCTCATCCATCAGTACCACCCCATCAACAGTGGCCTTCGCTTTGGCCAAGAAGAATTAAAACAAATTGAAGCACTTCCTGAAGAGATCCAAGCCGTTGAAGAAAAAGTTGCGGTGAAGCCCGAAGAAGAAGCACCAATTGTAAGATATATCAATAAATTACTGATGGAGGCGATTCGTTTAGGTGCTTCAGATCTACATTTTGAACCCTATGAGCGTAGCTATAGAGTGCGCTATCGAATTGATGGCATTTTAAGGGAAATTGCTCATCCGCCTATTCAATTGGCCACTCGCATCGCAGCATGTTTAAAAGTGATGTCACAAATGGATATTTCCGAAAAACGCCTGCCCCAAGATGGCCGCATCCAACTGAAACTGTCAAAAAGTCAGTCAATTGATTTTCGGGTCAATGCCCTCCCCACCTTATTTGGCGAAAAAATTGTGATGCGAATCTTAGATGCATCTAGTGCTTATTTGGGCATTGATGTACTGGGTTATGAGGAGGAACAAAAGCAACTGTTCTTACAAGCATTAAATAAACCACAAGGCATGCTGCTGATTACTGGTCCAACCGGATCCGGTAAAACCGTGTCGCTGTATACCGGCTTAAATATTTTAAATACTGAAAGTGCCAACATTTCAACCGCAGAAGATCCAGTCGAAATCAACTTAGAAGGCATTAACCAAGTCAACGTCAATGCCAAAGTCGGCCTTAACTTTTCCGTCGCCTTAAAGTCTTTTTTACGCCAAGACCCTGACATCATTATGGTGGGGGAAATACGAGATTTGGAAACGGCTGAAATTGCAATCAAAGCCGCACAAACCGGACATATGGTGATGTCGACCCTGCATACCAACAGTGCAGCTGAAACTTTAAGTCGTTTAAGGAATATGGGGGTCTCTTCTTTTAATATCGCCACCTCGGTTAATTTGGTGATTGCGCAACGTCTAGCACGGCGACTGTGCAAACGCTGCAAAACGCCATTTGATGTCCCTTCACAAAGCTTACTTGAGATGGGCTTCACACCACACGATTTGGCACAACCTGACTTTACAATATTCCAGCCAATCGGTTGTCCAGATTGCCATGAGGGCTATAAAGGGCGGGTTGGTATTTACGAGGTCTTAAAAATTACCCCCGAAATTTCAAAAATCATTATGCAAGATGGCAATGCCATCCAAATTGCAGAAGCCGCAGAACGATCTGGTTTTCATAACCTACGTCGTATGGGCCTCAACAAAGTCATCCAAGGCCTTACTTCATTACAAGAAATTAATCGCATTACCAGCGAATAA
- a CDS encoding DUF4240 domain-containing protein produces the protein MSIAEKKPISSQEEQMFWQAIDVSNSKKQASWDAYDIDEHLENLVKYLAQFEKNQLISFERVLQQKLAQLYTAEIAELSIIMECEFSKDEAGYNFDVYVSDDGFIYFRCWLILKGKEFFDDIQSDIQNFVSGKYSFDIGNCWAEGLLYVTDEAYSIAHDNEDEAEVRDAVGEQYPENDYDGGDYEMQRDIYAGNALHKTYPRLVEEICELRVS, from the coding sequence ATGTCTATCGCCGAAAAAAAACCAATATCGAGCCAAGAAGAACAGATGTTCTGGCAAGCCATTGATGTGAGCAATAGCAAAAAACAAGCGAGCTGGGATGCGTACGATATTGATGAGCATTTAGAAAACTTAGTGAAATATCTCGCTCAATTTGAAAAAAACCAATTGATCTCTTTTGAACGGGTTTTACAACAAAAATTGGCTCAGCTTTACACCGCAGAGATTGCAGAACTTTCAATTATTATGGAGTGTGAATTTAGCAAAGATGAAGCGGGTTATAACTTCGATGTCTATGTATCTGACGATGGTTTTATCTATTTCCGTTGTTGGTTGATTCTGAAAGGCAAAGAATTTTTTGACGACATTCAAAGCGATATTCAAAACTTTGTCAGTGGTAAATATAGCTTTGATATTGGTAACTGTTGGGCAGAAGGCTTACTTTATGTCACAGATGAGGCCTATAGCATCGCGCATGACAATGAAGATGAAGCCGAGGTTCGTGATGCTGTCGGCGAGCAATACCCAGAAAATGATTATGATGGTGGGGACTACGAAATGCAGCGTGACATCTATGCAGGCAATGCCTTACACAAAACCTATCCACGCTTGGTCGAAGAAATCTGCGAACTACGGGTTTCATAA
- a CDS encoding prepilin peptidase — protein sequence MQAMIQFFIQTPTALYWFVAILSLCIGSFLNVVILRTVAIMQQEWQQECQLLLHPDTTINAQQRLSLSQPASHCPKCNTPIRWYHNIPILSWLLLRGKCHSCQAAISIRYPLIELFTMLCSLCVVAVFGPTLQMLAGLFFTWMLITLTFIDFDSQLLPDRFTLILAAVGLAINTENLFTTPSLAIWGYVIGFLSLWVVYYAFKLITGKEGMGYGDFKLLAALGAWLGPLMLPLVILLSSVLGVIIGIILLKIRKENQAFAFGPYIAIAGWIALLWGAPIMKLYLGV from the coding sequence ATGCAAGCAATGATCCAATTTTTTATCCAAACACCAACTGCACTGTATTGGTTTGTCGCAATCTTAAGCTTATGTATTGGTAGCTTTTTAAATGTGGTTATTTTAAGAACCGTTGCCATCATGCAGCAAGAATGGCAACAAGAGTGTCAACTGCTCTTACACCCAGACACCACAATCAATGCACAACAGCGACTCAGCCTCAGTCAGCCTGCCTCGCATTGTCCCAAATGCAATACGCCCATTCGCTGGTATCACAACATTCCAATTTTAAGTTGGTTGCTGCTGCGTGGAAAATGCCATAGCTGTCAAGCTGCAATTTCGATTCGCTATCCTTTGATTGAGCTATTCACCATGCTCTGCTCACTTTGCGTGGTCGCGGTGTTTGGCCCAACCCTACAAATGCTTGCAGGGTTATTTTTCACTTGGATGCTGATCACCCTGACGTTTATTGATTTTGATAGTCAACTGCTGCCAGATCGCTTCACCCTGATTTTGGCTGCCGTTGGTTTAGCCATCAACACCGAAAACCTATTCACCACACCAAGCCTTGCTATTTGGGGCTATGTCATCGGTTTTCTCTCACTTTGGGTGGTTTACTATGCCTTCAAATTAATTACGGGCAAGGAAGGTATGGGCTATGGCGATTTCAAATTATTGGCTGCGCTGGGTGCTTGGCTCGGCCCATTGATGCTGCCCTTGGTCATCTTGCTTTCTTCGGTGCTCGGTGTAATTATTGGGATTATTTTGCTGAAGATTCGCAAAGAAAACCAAGCGTTTGCATTTGGCCCATATATTGCGATTGCGGGTTGGATTGCACTGCTTTGGGGAGCACCCATCATGAAACTGTACTTGGGTGTTTAA
- the ppnP gene encoding pyrimidine/purine nucleoside phosphorylase — protein MSSQFDHVSVVKKSNVYFGGLCVSHTVQFEDGTKKTLGVILPTEQALTFATHVPERMEIISGECRVTIADNEEHELFRAGQSFYVPGNSTFKIETDDVLDYVCHLEG, from the coding sequence ATGTCATCACAATTTGACCATGTTTCAGTAGTAAAAAAATCAAATGTCTATTTTGGCGGGTTATGTGTCAGTCATACGGTACAGTTTGAAGATGGGACAAAGAAAACCTTAGGGGTCATTCTTCCAACTGAACAAGCACTGACTTTTGCAACGCATGTACCTGAACGTATGGAAATTATTTCTGGTGAATGTCGTGTCACCATTGCCGATAACGAAGAACATGAATTGTTCCGTGCAGGACAGTCGTTCTATGTGCCTGGCAACAGTACCTTTAAAATTGAAACAGATGATGTGCTTGATTATGTTTGCCACTTAGAAGGCTAA
- a CDS encoding DMT family transporter, with protein MLSSRSIGYICVLITMLIWGGFTITARLNTLWHIGAWDIVALRFGLAFCILMPVLIYKKDTAFLWRKQPFILAMVGGVGYCLSVYSGFYFAPTAHAAIFLSGFLPLCTAVAAYLLLREPFTKDTWLSVVIMLTAIISMSFLMYRSTGVAFGIGDLLFFSGAVCWGIFSVLLKQWKLTAWHTMAGVVIWSTLVYVPIYLLFLPHNIDQAQPIHLIMQTLFHGIFVVILATLTYVEAVKRLGAFKAGSIATLAPFIAAVIAVPLLNEPLSPAVACGLIGMVIGALQPWRWIGRKDSLEKALYKQNKQNQAKNPPQR; from the coding sequence ATGCTCAGTTCCCGTTCGATCGGTTATATTTGTGTCTTGATTACCATGTTGATTTGGGGTGGTTTTACCATTACTGCCCGGCTCAATACGCTATGGCATATCGGTGCATGGGATATCGTGGCGCTGCGCTTTGGTCTTGCATTTTGTATTTTGATGCCCGTGTTGATTTATAAAAAAGACACGGCTTTTTTATGGCGTAAACAACCCTTTATTTTGGCGATGGTGGGGGGTGTTGGTTATTGCCTCTCGGTTTACAGTGGTTTCTATTTTGCCCCAACGGCACATGCTGCAATTTTTCTTAGCGGGTTTTTACCGTTATGTACTGCAGTGGCCGCCTATCTCTTATTGCGTGAACCTTTTACCAAAGACACGTGGTTGAGCGTTGTGATTATGCTCACCGCCATTATCAGCATGAGTTTTTTGATGTACCGCAGCACAGGCGTTGCCTTTGGTATTGGTGACTTGCTGTTTTTTTCGGGCGCAGTCTGCTGGGGGATCTTTAGCGTTTTACTTAAACAGTGGAAGCTCACCGCTTGGCATACCATGGCTGGGGTGGTGATTTGGTCAACATTGGTTTATGTGCCGATATACCTGTTGTTTTTGCCGCACAATATTGATCAGGCGCAACCCATTCATCTCATCATGCAAACCTTATTTCACGGTATTTTTGTGGTGATTCTGGCAACGCTAACCTATGTGGAAGCGGTAAAACGCTTGGGCGCTTTTAAGGCCGGAAGTATTGCGACACTGGCACCTTTTATTGCCGCCGTGATTGCCGTGCCCTTACTCAATGAGCCGTTAAGCCCAGCCGTTGCCTGTGGACTAATTGGCATGGTGATTGGCGCGTTACAACCGTGGCGCTGGATAGGTCGTAAAGACAGTTTAGAAAAAGCGCTTTATAAACAAAATAAACAGAACCAAGCGAAAAATCCACCTCAACGCTAG
- the tpiA gene encoding triose-phosphate isomerase: MSGSAITPWVVGNWKMNPMQSDSQQLIQSLKQYLQAAPISAQQCRIAVAPTAIALLPVQQQLKDAAVDVLTVAQDLSRVAGTGAYTGEVSAELLKDSGIEHVLIGHSERRELFGDNVQIITEKVKNALKADLSIIYCVGESLEQRESGQAEQVVLQQICDLANVVSNAQWTKVIVAYEPIWAIGTGKTASPADAQAMHANIRSGLKQLTPHGETMAILYGGSVKAENAEALAACPDINGALVGGAALNAESFYQIAQAFAQVKK, from the coding sequence ATGTCGGGTTCGGCTATTACTCCTTGGGTTGTCGGTAATTGGAAAATGAACCCAATGCAATCTGATTCACAACAACTCATTCAATCATTAAAACAATATTTGCAAGCAGCACCTATTTCAGCGCAGCAATGTCGTATTGCGGTTGCACCAACGGCAATTGCATTATTGCCTGTGCAGCAACAATTGAAAGACGCTGCGGTGGACGTGTTGACTGTGGCACAAGATTTATCTCGCGTTGCGGGAACGGGTGCTTATACGGGTGAGGTCAGCGCAGAGCTACTCAAAGACAGTGGTATTGAGCATGTCTTGATTGGGCATTCTGAACGCCGTGAATTGTTTGGTGATAATGTTCAAATTATTACTGAAAAAGTAAAAAATGCACTCAAGGCAGACTTGAGCATTATTTATTGTGTCGGTGAAAGTCTTGAACAGCGTGAAAGCGGTCAGGCTGAACAGGTGGTACTGCAACAAATTTGTGATTTGGCCAATGTGGTCAGTAATGCACAATGGACGAAAGTGATTGTTGCTTACGAACCAATCTGGGCGATTGGTACTGGAAAAACAGCTTCCCCAGCAGATGCCCAAGCCATGCATGCAAACATTCGTTCAGGCCTAAAACAACTCACACCACATGGTGAGACAATGGCAATTCTCTATGGCGGCAGTGTTAAAGCTGAAAATGCTGAAGCATTGGCGGCATGTCCGGATATTAATGGTGCCCTTGTGGGGGGTGCTGCTTTAAACGCTGAGTCTTTTTATCAAATTGCTCAAGCTTTTGCTCAAGTAAAAAAATAA
- the secG gene encoding preprotein translocase subunit SecG, translated as MPTFVLVIHIILAVLMIVLILVQHGKGADAGASFGGGGAATVFGASGSANFLTRVTAILTALFFITSLSLAVLAKKHTVDDGFIIETVTTEPAEPVAPLQSMPAPAAQTEQTAPAAAKTSETSPTAPKSAE; from the coding sequence ATGCCAACTTTTGTTCTCGTGATCCATATTATTTTAGCCGTCTTAATGATTGTCTTGATTCTGGTTCAGCACGGTAAAGGTGCTGATGCAGGTGCATCATTTGGTGGTGGCGGCGCAGCAACGGTATTTGGTGCTTCAGGTTCCGCAAACTTCTTGACTCGCGTGACTGCGATTTTGACGGCTTTGTTCTTTATCACCAGTTTAAGTCTGGCCGTACTCGCGAAAAAGCACACTGTAGATGACGGTTTTATTATTGAAACTGTAACCACAGAGCCAGCAGAACCAGTTGCACCATTGCAAAGCATGCCTGCGCCAGCAGCGCAAACAGAACAAACTGCACCTGCTGCAGCAAAAACGTCTGAAACTTCACCAACTGCACCGAAAAGCGCAGAATAA
- the nusA gene encoding transcription termination factor NusA yields MGREILTVAETVSNEKGVSREAIFEALEQALVAATKKKFYEGTHAEEAQLRVEIDRKTGEYSTFRQWTVVADEDHEMPACQDAISDLNPEEWSIGDVRELEVESIEFGRIAAQIAKQVIVQKIREAERALIADAYESKVGELIYGEVKKQTKDGFIIDLGDNAEAYLAREEMIPKEVLRPKQRINAILHNVNREGRGAQLVLSRAKPEMLIALMKKEIPEISEEIIEIKAAARQPGVRAKIAVKTNDHRIDPVGACIGMRGTRIQAVQQELNGERIDVVVWSDDPAQYIASALEPADVSGIVIDEEERTADIIFATSDQLARAIGSQGQNVRLASELTGYKLDMMLEDEYRARQQSEAQQYLDMFTARLDIEDDLAMALVEMGFTSLEEIAYVPAETFDEIELDAELVEMLQSRAKEATLADALQQQENTQDPSPELLAMEGMSAEIAYALAQRGVVTVDDLADQATDDIEDIEGLGAEKAGQFIMKARESWFN; encoded by the coding sequence ATGGGCCGCGAAATTCTTACCGTCGCTGAAACGGTTAGTAATGAAAAAGGTGTTAGTCGTGAGGCAATCTTCGAAGCGCTAGAACAAGCGTTAGTGGCTGCAACGAAGAAAAAATTCTATGAAGGTACGCATGCTGAAGAAGCGCAACTTCGTGTAGAAATTGACCGTAAAACGGGTGAATACAGCACTTTCCGTCAATGGACGGTTGTTGCTGATGAAGATCATGAAATGCCTGCTTGCCAGGATGCCATTTCTGATTTAAATCCAGAAGAATGGTCAATTGGTGATGTACGCGAACTTGAGGTCGAGTCGATTGAATTCGGTCGTATTGCTGCACAAATTGCAAAACAAGTGATTGTGCAAAAAATTCGCGAAGCTGAGCGTGCACTGATTGCTGATGCTTACGAGTCGAAAGTGGGTGAACTCATTTACGGCGAAGTTAAAAAACAAACCAAAGATGGTTTTATCATCGATTTAGGGGATAATGCGGAAGCGTATTTAGCCCGTGAAGAAATGATTCCTAAAGAAGTTCTTCGTCCTAAGCAACGTATTAACGCTATTTTACATAACGTGAATCGTGAAGGTCGCGGTGCACAACTGGTGTTGTCACGTGCGAAACCTGAAATGCTTATCGCGTTGATGAAAAAAGAAATTCCTGAAATTTCTGAAGAAATCATTGAAATTAAAGCGGCAGCTCGTCAACCGGGTGTACGTGCGAAAATCGCGGTGAAAACCAACGATCATCGTATTGATCCAGTCGGTGCATGTATTGGTATGCGTGGTACACGTATCCAAGCTGTACAGCAAGAATTAAATGGTGAACGTATTGATGTAGTGGTATGGTCTGATGATCCTGCTCAATACATCGCCAGCGCTTTAGAACCTGCTGATGTGTCAGGTATTGTCATTGATGAAGAAGAGCGTACTGCAGATATTATTTTTGCAACCAGTGACCAACTGGCACGTGCCATCGGTTCTCAAGGACAAAATGTTCGTTTAGCATCTGAATTGACAGGTTATAAACTGGACATGATGCTTGAAGATGAGTACCGTGCTCGTCAACAAAGTGAAGCGCAACAGTATTTAGACATGTTTACTGCACGTTTAGATATTGAAGATGACTTGGCGATGGCCTTGGTGGAAATGGGCTTTACTTCACTTGAAGAAATTGCTTATGTTCCTGCAGAAACATTTGACGAGATTGAGCTTGATGCTGAATTGGTTGAAATGTTACAGAGCCGTGCCAAAGAAGCGACTCTCGCTGATGCATTGCAACAGCAAGAGAACACTCAAGATCCAAGCCCAGAACTTCTAGCAATGGAAGGAATGAGCGCTGAGATCGCATATGCATTAGCCCAACGTGGTGTTGTAACTGTAGATGACTTAGCCGATCAAGCAACCGACGATATTGAAGATATCGAGGGTCTAGGTGCTGAGAAAGCTGGTCAGTTCATCATGAAGGCACGTGAATCATGGTTTAATTAA